A genomic segment from Necator americanus strain Aroian chromosome III, whole genome shotgun sequence encodes:
- a CDS encoding hypothetical protein (NECATOR_CHRIII.G11991.T1): MLLYSRKAVRNFNMLSTLYRSWLQPMGLRLHPDKCKQMWISSRPRTGIRVDGQPIELVDEFCYLGCMLKNNGSYERDVQQRCAKATFASNSLTKCLWSTPITNEVKLRVYLSAKRPIMMYGSETWAAPLTVMERLDCTERKLLRRLLGYFWPRVCHNEDLYAEIDVVYRTRGRYQHLAPPSKAAKVNRLRFFGHILRKPADRLVQRVLKSSSGSSWKKPPGRKRKFWTEVVKEDLRTLGVDRQFRRDVRFRRTWNSDEWIDSVQALAEDREGWAELCSRTAHLGEDAVILIVGFYVFAIIVVHPTIEVQELFYMLDPFSTASSVFKIETYLVAMRMAISSFGLCVFGLFCTSSYRKREGRSYQTTVLIFCFNFLISVLSTIATLAMLWWDQRLRFGLLTSMQTKIAGIRFAVAAIPEHFARLDAQLMSSTLIMYYIPPLLMNISSSFGIVFVIHALLRDFLPGYNVVFKWLSMSLFCCASATYFVFVTMKLGDGDVPLEAYIINCTKYFFICLNVVVFVHIYGSHDYELDTASILGERQGWSSVFNATWTLRAYSYSIIAVMVVQVIECNRTLSWLQFRQLYGEDYVEKEKISLSEWQYLTMSLIVLSLYLFPFLKPAWDIITIDTFENIRELFNISSAHPSYERRTDLRAFEKTAIGDVHFSDTSEKPLESTSSRRPREADSGSAPSHRTPSSTSKSSRPSTPQPPQSTPQPPTSPLEKTKSTTAASSGTATQSTSEVSVTPQHSAPSTPIPN, from the exons atgttgttatattcgcggaaagcagtacgaaacttcaacatgttgtcaaccttgtatcgaagctggctgcagcctatgggaCTACGCCTAcaccctgataaatgcaagcagatgtggatctcttcgagacctcgaacgggaatcagggtggacggacaaccgatagaactcgtcgatgagttctgttacctgggctgtatgctgaagaacaacggcagctacgagagagatgttcagcaaagatgcgctaaggccacttttGCAtctaactccttaacgaaatgtctgtggtcgactcccatcaccaacgaagtcaagctgcgagtctacctatccgcaaaacgccccatcatgatgtacggatcggagacttgggcagcaccattaacggttatggagaggcttgactgcacggaacgaaagctgcttagacgactacttggctacttttggcctagggtatgccacaatgaagatctttacgcagaaattgatgtggtttaccggacacgtggaagatatcaacatcttgcaccgccttcgaaagcggctaaagtaaatcgtcttcgcttctttggtcatatattaaggaaaccggcagatcgccttgtccaacgagttctgaagagttcgtcgggttcgagctggaagaagccacctggccgaaaacggaagttctggactgaggtggtaaaagaggacctgagaacactcggcgtggataggcagttcaggcgagatgtaaggtttcgcagaacatggaatagcgacgaatggattgattctgtgcaagctctcgcagaagatcgagaaggttgggcagagctgtgttcaaggacggcacacctcggcgaagatgcgg TTATATTGATCGTAGGCTTCTACGTCTTCGCCATCATTGTGGTGCATCCTACAATAGAAGTCCAAGAATTATTTTATATGCTAGATCCTTTCTCCACTGCCTCTTCAGTTTTCAAAATAGAG ACGTACTTGGTTGCCATGCGCATggcaatttcttcttttggttTGTGTGTGTTCGGATTATTTTGTACATCCTCctacagaaaaagagaaggaagaagcTATCAA ACAACAGTCCTGAtcttttgtttcaatttcCTCATAAGTGTTCTTTCGACGATCGCAACGCTGGCGATGTTGTGGTGGGATCAGAGACTCCGCTTTGGTTTGCTCACCAGCATGCAAACTAAAATAGCAg GAATTCGCTTCGCTGTTGCTGCAATACCGGAACATTTTGCTCGCCTAGACGCCCAATTAATGAGTTCCACGCTTATTATGTATTACATTCCACCACTTTTAATGAATATTTCTTCGTCTTTTG GGATTGTTTTCGTTATCCATGCGTTACTTCGGGATTTCTTGCCTGGATACAACGTTGTGTTTAAATGGCTCTCGATGAGTTTATTCTGTTGTGCGAGTGCCACTTATTTCGTATTCGTTACAATGAAG CTCGGAGATGGAGATGTACCTTTAGAAGCGTATATTATAAATTGTACTAAATACTTCTTCATCTGCCTGAATGTCGTTGTGTTCGTTCACATCTATG gGTCCCATGACTATGAGTTGGACACTGCCAGCATACTAGGTGAAAGGCAAGGGTGGTCCTCCGTTTTTAACGCTACGTGGACACTTAGGGCCTACAGCTACTCCATCATTGCTGTAATG GTGGTTCAAGTTATAGAATGCAATAGAACGCTCAGTTGGTTGCAGTTTCGTCAGCTCTACGGTGAG gattacgtagaaaaagaaaaaataagcttaAGTGAATGGCAATATCTGACGATGTCATTAATTGTTTTATCACTCtatcttttcccttttctcaAACCAGCCTGGGATATCATCACTATAGATACGTTTGAG AATATACGGGAGCTGTTCAATATTTCCTCTGCACATCCATCTTATGAAAGGCGAACCGATCTCC GTGCTTTTGAAAAAACGGCTATTGGAGACGTGCATTTCTCTGATACTAGTGAGAAACCACTGGAATCAACCTCATCGAGGCGACCACGAGAAGCAGACTCCGGTTCTGCACCGAGTCACCGTACCCCTTCTAGCACATCTAAATCATCTAGACCATCAACACCACAACCTCCACAATCAACACCACAACCTCCAACGTCACCTCTTGAAAAAACTAAATCCACGACCGCAGCCTCTTCTGGTACTGCGACTCAAAGCACATCCGAAGTATCAGTCACACCTCAACATAGCGCCCCATCAACTCCTATACCAAATTAG
- a CDS encoding hypothetical protein (NECATOR_CHRIII.G11991.T2), which translates to MGLRLHPDKCKQMWISSRPRTGIRVDGQPIELVDEFCYLGCMLKNNGSYERDVQQRCAKATFASNSLTKCLWSTPITNEVKLRVYLSAKRPIMMYGSETWAAPLTVMERLDCTERKLLRRLLGYFWPRVCHNEDLYAEIDVVYRTRGRYQHLAPPSKAAKVNRLRFFGHILRKPADRLVQRVLKSSSGSSWKKPPGRKRKFWTEVVKEDLRTLGVDRQFRRDVRFRRTWNSDEWIDSVQALAEDREGWAELCSRTAHLGEDAGNRVRR; encoded by the coding sequence atgggaCTACGCCTAcaccctgataaatgcaagcagatgtggatctcttcgagacctcgaacgggaatcagggtggacggacaaccgatagaactcgtcgatgagttctgttacctgggctgtatgctgaagaacaacggcagctacgagagagatgttcagcaaagatgcgctaaggccacttttGCAtctaactccttaacgaaatgtctgtggtcgactcccatcaccaacgaagtcaagctgcgagtctacctatccgcaaaacgccccatcatgatgtacggatcggagacttgggcagcaccattaacggttatggagaggcttgactgcacggaacgaaagctgcttagacgactacttggctacttttggcctagggtatgccacaatgaagatctttacgcagaaattgatgtggtttaccggacacgtggaagatatcaacatcttgcaccgccttcgaaagcggctaaagtaaatcgtcttcgcttctttggtcatatattaaggaaaccggcagatcgccttgtccaacgagttctgaagagttcgtcgggttcgagctggaagaagccacctggccgaaaacggaagttctggactgaggtggtaaaagaggacctgagaacactcggcgtggataggcagttcaggcgagatgtaaggtttcgcagaacatggaatagcgacgaatggattgattctgtgcaagctctcgcagaagatcgagaaggttgggcagagctgtgttcaaggacggcacacctcggcgaagatgcgggtaatcgcgtcaggcgatga
- a CDS encoding hypothetical protein (NECATOR_CHRIII.G11991.T3), which produces MLDPFSTASSVFKIETYLVAMRMAISSFGLCVFGLFCTSSYRKREGRSYQTTVLIFCFNFLISVLSTIATLAMLWWDQRLRFGLLTSMQTKIAGIRFAVAAIPEHFARLDAQLMSSTLIMYYIPPLLMNISSSFGIVFVIHALLRDFLPGYNVVFKWLSMSLFCCASATYFVFVTMKLGDGDVPLEAYIINCTKYFFICLNVVVFVHIYGSHDYELDTASILGERQGWSSVFNATWTLRAYSYSIIAVMVVQVIECNRTLSWLQFRQLYGEDYVEKEKISLSEWQYLTMSLIVLSLYLFPFLKPAWDIITIDTFENIRELFNISSAHPSYERRTDLRAFEKTAIGDVHFSDTSEKPLESTSSRRPREADSGSAPSHRTPSSTSKSSRPSTPQPPQSTPQPPTSPLEKTKSTTAASSGTATQSTSEVSVTPQHSAPSTPIPN; this is translated from the exons ATGCTAGATCCTTTCTCCACTGCCTCTTCAGTTTTCAAAATAGAG ACGTACTTGGTTGCCATGCGCATggcaatttcttcttttggttTGTGTGTGTTCGGATTATTTTGTACATCCTCctacagaaaaagagaaggaagaagcTATCAA ACAACAGTCCTGAtcttttgtttcaatttcCTCATAAGTGTTCTTTCGACGATCGCAACGCTGGCGATGTTGTGGTGGGATCAGAGACTCCGCTTTGGTTTGCTCACCAGCATGCAAACTAAAATAGCAg GAATTCGCTTCGCTGTTGCTGCAATACCGGAACATTTTGCTCGCCTAGACGCCCAATTAATGAGTTCCACGCTTATTATGTATTACATTCCACCACTTTTAATGAATATTTCTTCGTCTTTTG GGATTGTTTTCGTTATCCATGCGTTACTTCGGGATTTCTTGCCTGGATACAACGTTGTGTTTAAATGGCTCTCGATGAGTTTATTCTGTTGTGCGAGTGCCACTTATTTCGTATTCGTTACAATGAAG CTCGGAGATGGAGATGTACCTTTAGAAGCGTATATTATAAATTGTACTAAATACTTCTTCATCTGCCTGAATGTCGTTGTGTTCGTTCACATCTATG gGTCCCATGACTATGAGTTGGACACTGCCAGCATACTAGGTGAAAGGCAAGGGTGGTCCTCCGTTTTTAACGCTACGTGGACACTTAGGGCCTACAGCTACTCCATCATTGCTGTAATG GTGGTTCAAGTTATAGAATGCAATAGAACGCTCAGTTGGTTGCAGTTTCGTCAGCTCTACGGTGAG gattacgtagaaaaagaaaaaataagcttaAGTGAATGGCAATATCTGACGATGTCATTAATTGTTTTATCACTCtatcttttcccttttctcaAACCAGCCTGGGATATCATCACTATAGATACGTTTGAG AATATACGGGAGCTGTTCAATATTTCCTCTGCACATCCATCTTATGAAAGGCGAACCGATCTCC GTGCTTTTGAAAAAACGGCTATTGGAGACGTGCATTTCTCTGATACTAGTGAGAAACCACTGGAATCAACCTCATCGAGGCGACCACGAGAAGCAGACTCCGGTTCTGCACCGAGTCACCGTACCCCTTCTAGCACATCTAAATCATCTAGACCATCAACACCACAACCTCCACAATCAACACCACAACCTCCAACGTCACCTCTTGAAAAAACTAAATCCACGACCGCAGCCTCTTCTGGTACTGCGACTCAAAGCACATCCGAAGTATCAGTCACACCTCAACATAGCGCCCCATCAACTCCTATACCAAATTAG
- a CDS encoding hypothetical protein (NECATOR_CHRIII.G11992.T1) has translation MIDGAVARSPTPEDWFEIDASEVDEFEDANDFFELSSVTTVEGAIKFRSKSVYQPLSTISIRRSNDSQSTEFKGHEKVQNSNSDINTELKATLEYGKELQRQIDTIEKAPRPPFESIVHLRERLERENELYRRQFAWQMENMVRFTTNAR, from the exons ATGATCGACGGTGCTGTGGCACGCTCTCCGACTCCTGAAGATTGGTTTGAAATCGATGCAAGTGAAGTGGACGAATTCGAGGATGCCAATGACTTCTTTGAGCTGAGTTCTGTGACTACGGTAGAG ggagCAATTAAATTTCGATCGAAGAGCGTATATCAACCGCTCTCTACTATTTCTATTAGACGTTCGAAC gatTCGCAATCAACCGAATTCAAAGGACATGAGAAGGTACAGAACAGTAACTCCGATATCAATACTGAACTGAAGGCCACACTGGAATATGGCAAGGAACTACAACGACAGATCGACACTATTGAAAAAGCGCCTCGGCCACCATTTGAGAGCATCGTACATCTACGAGAGCGACTTGAGCGAGAGAACGAATTGTATAGACGACAATTCGCATGGCAAATGGAGAATA tgGTACGTTTCACGACCAATGCCAGGTAA
- a CDS encoding hypothetical protein (NECATOR_CHRIII.G11992.T2), with translation MIDGAVARSPTPEDWFEIDASEVDEFEDANDFFELSSVTTVEDSQSTEFKGHEKVQNSNSDINTELKATLEYGKELQRQIDTIEKAPRPPFESIVHLRERLERENELYRRQFAWQMENMVRFTTNAR, from the exons ATGATCGACGGTGCTGTGGCACGCTCTCCGACTCCTGAAGATTGGTTTGAAATCGATGCAAGTGAAGTGGACGAATTCGAGGATGCCAATGACTTCTTTGAGCTGAGTTCTGTGACTACGGTAGAG gatTCGCAATCAACCGAATTCAAAGGACATGAGAAGGTACAGAACAGTAACTCCGATATCAATACTGAACTGAAGGCCACACTGGAATATGGCAAGGAACTACAACGACAGATCGACACTATTGAAAAAGCGCCTCGGCCACCATTTGAGAGCATCGTACATCTACGAGAGCGACTTGAGCGAGAGAACGAATTGTATAGACGACAATTCGCATGGCAAATGGAGAATA tgGTACGTTTCACGACCAATGCCAGGTAA
- a CDS encoding hypothetical protein (NECATOR_CHRIII.G11993.T1), whose amino-acid sequence MPLNSGLAPSWQVLNILRFFLGLFIGGALVTLGTFVTELLLPEQRMVMRGVFNWGIARIILTITCMLFPEWRAASIACALILIPAILCIFFVFPESPTWLHNKGRIEEMYDAERYIAHFAGVKYEPVEHKSIEHVKTLFEMLQTPGLFRRLAVLWMMWFVAAFCAYGNDLNSNTIYGNLFVNQILFAVLITISKWVLLAVDTLFPTFSRRTLHQGAQSVVCVCFLVLSVLTMQHYKGVGILVINLIGSVFIEYTWDACFLCAVESLETSCRGSGTGSCSLMARIGAISAPFLTYMNNFWPPSVYFSVFVLGTTNLMISYNFLIETKGVDLDNVETKVVEQNRDALLMEPSTSEIDVSPGSEILVDERSD is encoded by the exons atgcctttaaattcagGATTGGCTCCATCTTGGCAAGTGTTGAACATTTTGCGTTTTTTCCTCGGACTTTTCATCGGGGGAGCTCTGGTTACACTTGGAACATTTGTAACGGAATTACTACTTCCGGAACAACGCATGGTTATGCGAGGAGTGTTCAACTGG GGAATTGCTCGAATAATACTCACAATCACCTGTATGCTGTTTCCTGAATGGAGAGCTGCTAGCATAGCTTGTGCTCTCATACTCATTCCTGCAATCCtttgcattttctttgtttttccagAGAGTCCAACTTGGTTGCACAATAag GGTCGCATAGAGGAAATGTATGATGCGGAACGCTACATAGCTCATTTCGCTGGAGTGAAGTATGAACCTGTCGAGCACAAAAGCATTGAACATGTAAAG ACACTCTTCGAAATGTTGCAAACACCAGGACTTTTCCGACGATTAGCCGTATTGTGGATGATGTGGTTCGTCGCTGCATTTTGTGCATATGGGAATGATCTTAACTCAAACACCATCTACGGAAATTTATTTGTGAATCAGATCCTCTTCGCTGTGCTCATCACTATTTCGAAATGG GTTCTCCTAGCAGTCGATACTCTGTTCCCAACGTTCAGCCGCCGAACACTTCATCAGGGTGCTCAGTCTGTGGTGTGCGTCTGCTTCCTAGTCCTCAGTGTCCTTACAATGCAGCATTATAAG GGAGTTGGTATCCTGGTGATAAATCTCATCGGCAGCGTTTTCATCGAATACACGTGGGATGCGTGCTTCTTGTGTGCTGTAGAGTCGCTCGAGACGTCGTGTCGCGGCAGCGGCACTGGCAGTTGCTCGTTAATGGCGCGTATTGGCGCCATATCTGCACCTTTC CTCACATACATGAACAATTTTTGGCCTCCTTCTGTGTATTTTAGTGTTTTCGTGCTAGGAACAACTAATCTCATGATCTCTTACAATTTTCTG aTTGAGACTAAAGGTGTAGATCTTGACAATGTCGAAACAAAAGTGGTCGAGCAGAATAGAGACGCTTTGCTCATGGAGCCATCTACGAGCGAAATTGAC GTTAGTCCAGGCAGTGAAATTCTTGTCGATGAGCGCAGTGATTGA